One stretch of Miscanthus floridulus cultivar M001 chromosome 18, ASM1932011v1, whole genome shotgun sequence DNA includes these proteins:
- the LOC136524145 gene encoding uncharacterized protein, with protein sequence MMKKEGRKKDKGKKAFSVVSNVEDDMSTEDDELRLPESDDEGGESLRFQTFREQDMHNPIFKLGQLFATYEILRKAITEYSLKHKVEIKLPRNEKKRIDAHYAEGCPWKLYASVDSRSPGMVIKQFNGQHTCQKKWVLKRCTSRWLVDKYLETFRADQKMGLTNFARSVQRDWNITPSRSKLARAKRLAMKKVMRDEVEQYKLLWDYGHELRRSNPGSSFFLNLDGNVFSTCHWMHVKEVS encoded by the coding sequence ATGAtgaagaaggaaggaaggaagaaagatAAGGGCAAGAAAGCTTTTAGTGTTGTATCaaatgttgaagatgacatgtcaacAGAAGATGATGAGCTGCGGTTGCCTGAATCAGATGATGAAGGTGGAGAAAGCCTAAGGTTTCAGACTTTTAGAGAGCAGGATATGCATAACCCAATATTTAAGTTGGGTCAATTGTTTGCAACCTATGAGATTCTAAGGAAAGCAATTACAGAATATAGTTTGAAGCACAAGGTTGAAATTAAATTACCAAGGAATGAGAAGAAGAGGATTGACGCACACTATGCAGAAGGTTGTCCTTGGAAGTTGTATGCTTCAGTGGATAGCAGATCCCCTGGTATGGTTATCAAGCAATTCAATGGACAACACACATGCCAGAAAAAGTGGGTTTTGAAGAGGTGCACATCAAGATGGCTTGTTGACAAGTATCTAGAAACATTTAGGGCAGATCAGAAGATGGGCctcacaaattttgctaggtcagTACAGAGGGACTGGAACATAACTCCATCAAGGTCCAAGCTTGCTAGAGCTAAAAGATTAGCTATGAAGAAAGTTATGAGAGATGAGGTGgagcaatacaagttactttgggACTATGGTCATGAACTTAGAAGAAGTAACCCAGGCAGCAGCTTCTTTCTGAACCTGGATGGCAATGTATTTAGCACGTGTCATTGGATGCATGTAAAAGAGGTTTCTTGA
- the LOC136522078 gene encoding glutathione S-transferase T3-like produces the protein MAAMEDEEMEKKVHEYLQRKGLRLAEVAVQGDRSRVPTSAPPHMLASMPGGFLSFPPNGHAYFAPPWPPQPPPGSMTQHVALGSQGKPAINADDGDDVRTEKRLSWKPDEDLRLVRSWLKYSNDPFSGNGKKEQYWGDVLAFYNSTTLTKRTRKVKHLKDRFQKIKRWVGFFCWSLKKAASSDVSEQSDDQLIEKALQFYLDDYKEGPFIVMHCWKVLRDEPKWHAILEDLEKSNKRKLGDEGEVGNSTPTPEDTQEKELPIVVKEFKKQCNGKGKARDSDTDLSEAMKKYMDIQAAAKKRHDQFIEIQLRVSDAKVEAARLKREAAMLKTYNSFMSMDTREMTDELKAEHAIGMKLLREKLFGNKN, from the exons ATGGCGGCAATGGAGGacgaggagatggagaagaaggtgCACGAGTACCTGCAGCGCAAGGGCTTGCGCCTCGCAGAGGTCGCGGTGCAGGGAGACCGCAGCCGCGTCCCTACCTCCGCGCCCCCGCACATGCTGGCCAG TATGCCTGGTGGCTTTCTAAGCTTCCCCCCAAATGGTCATGCTTATTTTGCGCCACCATGGCCTCCACAACCACCACCTGGTTCAATGACTCAACATGTTGCATTGGGTTCACAAGGCAAACCTGCCATCAACGCTGACGATGGGGATGATGTTAGGACTGAGAAGCGCCTGTCTTGGAAACCAGATGAAGACTTGAGATTG GTGCGCTCCTGGTTAAAGTATTCCAATGACCCTTTCAGCGGTAATGGCAAGAAAGAGCAATATTGGGGAGATGTACTTGCATTCTACAATAGCACTACATTGACAAAACGGACGAGGAAAGTGAAGCATCTCAAAGACCGGTTTCAAAAGATTAAGAGATGGGTAGGTTTTTTCTGCTGGTCTTTGAAGAAGGCTGCATCAAGTGATGTCAGTGAACAATCAGATGACCAATTGATAGAAAAGGCTCTGCAATTTTATTTGGACGACTATAAAGAAGGCCCATTCATAGTTATGCATTGCTGGAAGGTTCTTCGTGACGAACCGAAGTGGCATGCAATATTGGAGGACCTTGAGAAATCAAACAAAAGGAAATTGGGTGATGAGGGGGAGGTGGGGAACAGCACACCCACACCTGAAGATACCCAAGAAAAGGAACTTCCAATAGTAGTGAAAGAATTCAAGAAACAatgcaatggcaaaggcaaggccagAGATAGTGACACTGATTTGAGTGAAGCTATGAAGAAGTACATGGATATTCAGGCTGCTGCTAAAAAACGTCATGATCAATTCATAGAGATCCAGCTGCGGGTTTCTGATGCAAAGGTCGAGGCGGCAAGGCTCAAGAGGGAGGCTGCCATGCTGAAAACATACAACTCTTTCATGAGCATGGACACTAGGGAGATGACTGATGAGTTGAAAGCTGAGCATGCAATAGGCATGAAGCTTCTGCGGGAGAAATTGTTTGGCAACAAGAATTGA